A stretch of Clostridia bacterium DNA encodes these proteins:
- a CDS encoding amidohydrolase encodes MIDVLIRDAIIVTMNGKRETLYEHSLAIDQGRILEIGPVAEMDQKYLSVEKVIEAKGKIVFPGLVNTHNHLFQTLLKGLGDDKVLSDWLSDMTFPSSTHLTQEDCYTGALIGTVEGIHSGVTTQLDYMYPHPRENLSDGVLKAFKELGVRGILARGYMDDGFQFGVRPQMAQTVDVIEKDVRRLAAAYHNTENERLKIWLAPAAVWSNSAASLNMTRDLANEIGTGITIHISETPFDRAASEELHGLPDIDVMEKMGIMGPNFLMVHCVYLTDRDIRMSKIFDAKISHNPVSNMYLSSGVPPIPKFNVAGLTVGLGTDGAGSNNSNDMIELLKMTALLQKVTHRDPTIMTAGKVLEMATIEGAKALGLDHEIGSLEVGKKADLFLFDPALDMKAIPMHNPISTLIYSSGNKNVETVLIDGKVVMENSIILGLNESALAASGQATADDLARRAGTDHLKKRPFKSLAY; translated from the coding sequence ATGATTGATGTATTGATACGCGATGCCATCATTGTCACGATGAACGGCAAGAGAGAGACTCTGTATGAGCATTCCTTGGCAATTGACCAAGGACGCATTTTGGAAATTGGTCCGGTTGCGGAAATGGATCAAAAATACCTTAGTGTAGAGAAAGTCATTGAAGCGAAAGGGAAGATAGTGTTTCCCGGCCTGGTGAATACCCATAACCATCTTTTCCAGACCTTGTTAAAGGGTTTGGGAGATGATAAGGTGCTCTCTGATTGGCTTTCTGATATGACCTTTCCCAGCAGCACTCATCTAACCCAAGAGGATTGCTATACCGGTGCTTTGATTGGTACGGTGGAAGGTATACATAGTGGGGTTACTACCCAACTAGACTACATGTATCCTCATCCTAGAGAGAATCTTTCGGATGGTGTGCTTAAAGCCTTCAAGGAATTGGGTGTCCGGGGTATTTTAGCCCGTGGCTACATGGATGATGGATTCCAGTTTGGTGTGCGTCCTCAGATGGCTCAGACGGTAGATGTGATTGAAAAAGACGTTCGCAGACTGGCTGCAGCCTACCACAATACCGAGAATGAGCGGCTCAAAATCTGGTTGGCACCAGCAGCAGTTTGGAGTAACTCAGCGGCCTCACTCAATATGACGCGAGATTTAGCGAATGAAATTGGAACCGGCATAACCATCCATATCTCTGAAACGCCGTTTGACCGAGCTGCATCAGAAGAATTGCATGGTCTTCCCGACATCGATGTGATGGAAAAAATGGGTATCATGGGACCCAACTTCTTGATGGTGCATTGTGTTTACCTAACAGACCGGGACATTCGTATGAGCAAGATATTTGACGCCAAGATATCCCATAACCCTGTATCCAATATGTATCTTTCATCCGGCGTACCACCAATTCCCAAATTCAATGTGGCCGGTTTGACGGTGGGATTGGGAACAGATGGAGCAGGCAGCAATAACTCGAATGACATGATTGAGCTATTGAAGATGACGGCGCTATTGCAGAAGGTTACGCACCGGGATCCAACCATCATGACGGCTGGCAAGGTATTGGAGATGGCCACGATTGAGGGGGCGAAAGCGCTAGGTCTAGATCATGAGATTGGCTCTTTAGAAGTTGGAAAGAAAGCGGATTTGTTTTTATTTGACCCGGCACTCGATATGAAAGCCATACCGATGCACAACCCGATTTCTACCTTGATTTATTCATCTGGCAACAAGAATGTGGAAACGGTACTCATAGACGGCAAAGTGGTTATGGAAAACTCCATCATACTTGGATTGAACGAGAGTGCACTTGCTGCCTCAGGTCAGGCTACAGCAGACGATTTAGCCCGCAGAGCTGGAACAGACCATTTGAAAAAAAGACCTTTTAAAAGTTTAGCTTACTAG
- a CDS encoding SAF domain-containing protein: MKWMVHGKRLPGYYPRILCIVLALLLVGLSYYFQKIALPGELKKQEAYLRSTMDLDAMEQDLVLVLKENTRLSKGSAIDEEALAKIELVERPVLFLPEHYLSSLDEIEGQIVERNIGGGEILVLESLKTQDSRQEGYYRLISVSLREDLLGSLEAGRNIDLLAHRDDGTYEILVSKTPLMQVQTTEEGRTEILIPVDDYEQRLIEKVRGVVTFSARLYLDSTQPQSPCIESPTKRVEKYEN, translated from the coding sequence ATGAAGTGGATGGTTCATGGAAAAAGACTGCCAGGCTATTATCCCCGGATACTGTGTATTGTCCTGGCGCTGTTATTGGTTGGCTTGTCATACTACTTTCAGAAGATTGCCTTGCCTGGGGAATTAAAAAAGCAAGAGGCATACCTTCGAAGCACGATGGACTTAGATGCCATGGAACAGGATCTGGTTTTGGTGCTAAAAGAAAATACTAGACTCAGCAAGGGGAGTGCCATTGATGAGGAGGCGCTCGCCAAGATAGAACTGGTGGAAAGACCGGTGCTTTTTCTGCCAGAACATTATTTGAGCAGCTTAGATGAAATAGAAGGACAGATTGTTGAAAGAAACATAGGCGGTGGTGAAATACTGGTGCTGGAGAGCTTGAAAACACAGGATAGCAGGCAAGAAGGGTATTATCGCTTGATTAGTGTAAGCCTTAGGGAGGATTTGTTAGGCAGTCTTGAGGCCGGCCGAAACATAGATTTGCTTGCACATCGAGATGATGGGACCTATGAGATTTTAGTTAGCAAAACACCCCTCATGCAGGTGCAGACTACTGAAGAGGGTAGGACTGAAATCTTGATTCCAGTGGATGATTATGAGCAGCGTCTAATAGAAAAAGTACGGGGGGTGGTAACGTTTAGCGCCAGACTATATCTGGATTCAACGCAACCACAGTCTCCTTGCATAGAGTCCCCTACGAAGAGGGTGGAAAAATATGAGAATTGA
- the tadA gene encoding Flp pilus assembly complex ATPase component TadA — MKDKWMRSFLSTCYCTVSSILEEPQKYAQAFKLSKETARSKWQSWQKTREEAMQGLLQSKNHMVLLYASVLARELKDEAMEEFFMPPHSYWLLLELVLDLGGLEELLRQCESAALRREDLEDFLVDEKARLDANLGDLTYRRRLLARMIFAQENGQDVLDSLQYQNIDEMGVLRSDYIYIVFQGRKIRLEGLSFASNTALYRVQKKAAGRARPQYDYNRPALSVDKISGSRVTVAGYLATPGPGDLYFNERLFNLKKVTLETLRDKYGTIDQKIYRLLCQNQRGRGSFLVTGSEMGIGKTTFLSALIEKIPNYWGIGILDTENELRVQEHYPEKNILAVIENPHLSIEEGFRYMLKTSRDVLVVGEITCREEMESLVRGAIRLNAGIGGTLHAAKASLAIRCCANLLKESERQSRMAEENLADSLDLIIHLARHPYESRRIVVEEIVEVRRKELHLEHLSLEELRRLEIIRRLDPKPYELRVLARYDYEQNGFVHLEPPSDTYIDKLSRYVSRRRCEKLASEWRD; from the coding sequence ATGAAAGATAAGTGGATGCGTTCCTTTCTTTCTACCTGTTACTGCACGGTATCCTCCATTTTGGAAGAACCCCAAAAATATGCCCAGGCTTTTAAGCTGAGCAAGGAAACGGCCAGAAGTAAGTGGCAGTCCTGGCAAAAAACACGAGAGGAAGCGATGCAGGGGCTGTTGCAATCTAAAAATCATATGGTGCTCCTTTACGCGAGTGTCTTAGCTAGAGAGCTAAAGGATGAAGCCATGGAGGAATTTTTCATGCCACCTCATTCCTACTGGCTTTTACTGGAATTAGTCCTAGACCTTGGTGGTTTGGAAGAATTGTTAAGGCAATGCGAGTCAGCGGCACTAAGGCGGGAAGACTTAGAAGACTTTTTGGTGGATGAAAAAGCCAGGCTTGACGCGAACCTAGGGGATTTGACCTACCGAAGAAGGCTGCTAGCTCGAATGATATTTGCCCAGGAAAATGGACAAGATGTGCTTGACTCCTTGCAATACCAAAATATTGATGAGATGGGGGTATTGCGTTCCGACTATATTTATATCGTGTTCCAGGGAAGAAAGATTCGTTTGGAAGGACTATCTTTTGCTTCCAATACTGCGCTTTACCGGGTGCAGAAAAAGGCCGCGGGGCGAGCTAGACCGCAATATGACTACAACCGACCTGCTCTAAGTGTAGATAAAATATCTGGCTCCCGGGTTACGGTGGCAGGATATTTGGCAACACCCGGTCCGGGTGATCTCTATTTCAATGAGCGCCTGTTCAACCTGAAGAAGGTGACCTTGGAAACCTTACGGGATAAATATGGCACGATAGACCAAAAGATATATCGATTGCTTTGCCAAAACCAAAGGGGGAGGGGTTCCTTTTTGGTGACGGGCTCAGAGATGGGTATTGGAAAGACCACATTTTTGTCTGCCCTAATTGAGAAAATTCCAAACTATTGGGGCATTGGCATTCTGGATACGGAAAATGAGCTCAGGGTTCAAGAGCATTACCCGGAGAAGAACATTTTAGCGGTGATTGAAAATCCTCATTTGAGTATTGAAGAGGGCTTTCGCTATATGTTGAAAACATCGAGAGATGTTTTGGTAGTGGGAGAGATTACCTGCCGTGAGGAAATGGAGAGCTTGGTTCGTGGGGCGATACGACTTAATGCAGGTATTGGCGGGACCTTGCATGCAGCCAAAGCGTCCTTAGCGATTCGCTGTTGTGCAAATCTTTTAAAGGAGAGTGAAAGGCAGAGCCGGATGGCTGAGGAAAATTTGGCGGATAGCTTGGATTTGATTATTCATCTAGCTAGACATCCTTATGAGAGTAGACGAATTGTGGTGGAAGAAATAGTGGAGGTGAGACGCAAGGAACTTCACCTGGAGCATTTATCTCTTGAGGAACTTCGCAGGTTGGAGATTATTCGCAGGCTAGATCCCAAACCGTATGAGTTAAGAGTCTTGGCGAGATATGACTATGAGCAGAATGGGTTTGTACATTTGGAGCCGCCGTCGGATACCTATATTGACAAGTTGAGCCGATATGTTAGCCGCCGGCGTTGTGAAAAACTAGCCTCAGAATGGAGAGATTGA
- a CDS encoding threonine synthase, with protein sequence MSTLKNVKHLQCIHCKKTFPAEPGVYTCPDCGPKLGILDVIYDYDYIKANTSKEDFANNKDYSIWRYEPFMPIEENGPKPKLRVGWSPLYKADGLGEIIGLDTLYVKDDGINPTASLKDRASCVAVAKALEEKAEVICCSSTGNAASSLAGNAASVGIKTVIFVPGRAPSGKVSQLKIFGANVMSVQGSYEETFQLSAEAISRFGWYNRNAAVNPYLVEGKKTVTLEICEQMDWKVPDWIVFSVGDGCTIAGAWKGYVDLFKAGFIDKLPRVAGIQAEGCAPLAHAWKNGKGEAWEQEVENTIADSIAVGVPRNAIKALRAIKESNGVWETVTDEEILDSMRLMGKTAGVFGEPAGCAGMAGLQKLVKDGVIGKEETVVCAVTGNGLKDVKNAIDAAGEPLKVEPTIEGLNEALKKIGY encoded by the coding sequence ATGTCTACATTAAAAAATGTTAAACACTTGCAATGCATTCACTGTAAGAAGACCTTTCCGGCTGAACCGGGCGTATACACCTGTCCTGACTGTGGACCTAAGCTAGGCATCTTGGATGTGATCTATGACTATGACTACATCAAGGCCAACACTTCTAAGGAAGACTTTGCGAACAACAAGGATTACTCTATTTGGAGATATGAGCCCTTTATGCCAATCGAGGAGAATGGTCCCAAGCCTAAATTAAGAGTTGGTTGGAGCCCCCTATATAAAGCGGATGGCCTGGGTGAAATTATTGGTCTTGATACTTTATATGTCAAGGACGATGGCATCAACCCTACTGCAAGTTTGAAAGATAGAGCTTCTTGCGTGGCGGTTGCCAAAGCACTAGAAGAAAAAGCAGAAGTCATCTGTTGTTCTTCAACTGGGAATGCGGCTTCTTCTTTGGCAGGAAACGCAGCTTCGGTTGGCATCAAGACGGTTATTTTTGTACCAGGTAGAGCTCCTAGCGGAAAAGTAAGCCAATTGAAAATTTTCGGTGCCAACGTGATGAGCGTACAAGGCAGTTACGAAGAAACCTTCCAACTTAGTGCAGAAGCAATTAGTAGGTTTGGTTGGTATAATAGAAATGCAGCCGTAAACCCCTATTTAGTTGAAGGAAAGAAAACGGTTACCCTAGAGATTTGCGAACAAATGGATTGGAAAGTACCTGACTGGATTGTATTCAGTGTAGGTGACGGCTGTACCATTGCTGGCGCTTGGAAGGGATATGTTGACTTATTCAAAGCCGGCTTTATCGACAAGTTGCCACGTGTTGCTGGCATTCAAGCAGAAGGCTGTGCGCCACTAGCACACGCTTGGAAGAACGGCAAAGGCGAAGCTTGGGAACAAGAAGTCGAAAATACCATCGCGGACAGTATTGCGGTAGGCGTGCCTAGAAATGCAATCAAGGCTCTACGGGCAATTAAAGAGTCGAACGGTGTTTGGGAAACCGTGACGGATGAAGAAATTCTAGACAGCATGCGACTCATGGGCAAAACCGCCGGCGTTTTCGGTGAACCTGCCGGATGTGCTGGTATGGCTGGTTTGCAAAAACTAGTTAAAGACGGAGTGATCGGTAAAGAGGAGACAGTAGTTTGTGCCGTTACCGGTAATGGTTTAAAAGATGTTAAAAATGCCATCGATGCAGCAGGCGAACCACTTAAGGTGGAACCCACCATTGAAGGCTTGAATGAAGCATTGAAAAAAATTGGTTATTAG
- the hydA gene encoding dihydropyrimidinase has translation MALLIKNGKVFLEHGLEATDLKIVDGKFSAIGTDMLANSQDQVIDAGGKLVLPGLIDAHVHYKMGIGNVFTIDNFETGSRAALFGGVTTIVDYAEPTSGVTMSEALALRKEEAHGASFVDYTFHVVSSDVKTTKKELEKLKAAGVNSLKLFTIYDQRMPYEEMERIIAMCSELDLVVTIHAEDEPIIANKIAVLTKEGKTAPRYHGVSRPVEAEVHAVERIIEIVRKYDTHVHIVHVSAGETANRIKAARKEGVNISGETCPHYLLLNEKAYERDDAQLYIMQPPLRSEEERRLLWENVAENTLDMFTTDHCSYCAMQKFNGDTFFETNGGIPGTETLFPCLHTAGVGEGKISFETLIKMLSENPAKTFGIYPRKGVIRVGSDADLVIFDPEKEVTISKETVHTAAQYSTFDGMKLKGYPVATVLRGQLMCQDGKFVQGEPIGEFVETVK, from the coding sequence ATGGCTTTACTAATAAAAAACGGAAAAGTATTTCTGGAACATGGTCTTGAAGCTACAGATCTTAAGATTGTGGACGGTAAGTTTTCGGCCATTGGCACGGATATGCTCGCGAACAGTCAGGATCAAGTGATTGATGCAGGCGGTAAGTTGGTGCTTCCTGGTCTGATTGACGCCCATGTTCATTACAAGATGGGCATTGGGAATGTATTCACCATCGATAATTTTGAGACTGGATCGAGAGCAGCCTTGTTTGGAGGCGTGACTACGATTGTAGACTATGCGGAGCCCACTTCTGGTGTAACAATGAGTGAGGCTTTGGCTCTTCGTAAGGAGGAGGCGCACGGTGCAAGCTTTGTTGACTACACCTTCCATGTGGTTTCGTCCGATGTGAAAACAACCAAGAAAGAGTTAGAAAAATTAAAAGCGGCCGGTGTCAATAGTCTAAAACTATTCACAATCTATGACCAAAGAATGCCCTACGAGGAAATGGAACGAATCATCGCCATGTGTAGTGAACTGGACTTGGTGGTTACGATTCATGCCGAAGATGAACCCATTATTGCCAACAAGATTGCTGTATTAACGAAAGAAGGCAAAACTGCACCGAGATACCATGGTGTGAGTCGACCGGTTGAAGCAGAGGTTCACGCTGTAGAGCGCATCATTGAGATCGTCAGAAAGTATGACACCCATGTGCATATTGTGCATGTATCCGCTGGCGAGACGGCAAATAGGATTAAGGCAGCCCGCAAAGAAGGCGTTAATATTAGCGGGGAAACGTGTCCCCACTATCTGCTTTTAAATGAAAAAGCCTATGAGCGGGACGATGCCCAACTCTACATCATGCAACCACCTCTTAGAAGTGAAGAAGAGCGCCGGCTTTTGTGGGAGAATGTGGCGGAAAACACGCTCGACATGTTTACCACGGATCATTGCTCATACTGTGCGATGCAAAAATTCAATGGTGACACCTTCTTTGAAACCAATGGTGGCATCCCGGGAACAGAAACCTTGTTCCCCTGCTTACATACAGCTGGTGTTGGAGAAGGTAAAATCAGTTTCGAAACACTCATCAAAATGCTGAGTGAAAATCCCGCTAAAACCTTTGGTATTTATCCTAGAAAAGGGGTAATTCGGGTAGGGTCAGATGCCGATTTGGTAATCTTTGATCCTGAGAAGGAAGTAACCATCAGCAAGGAAACGGTGCACACGGCAGCGCAGTATTCCACTTTTGATGGTATGAAGTTGAAGGGGTATCCCGTTGCAACTGTTCTGCGAGGACAGCTAATGTGCCAAGACGGAAAGTTTGTACAGGGAGAACCAATCGGCGAATTTGTAGAAACAGTTAAATAG
- the arcC gene encoding carbamate kinase — translation MKSVVVALGGNAILKPGQKGSVEEQMANVNEAAKNIVKLVKEGYEVVIAHGNGPQVGNILLQNAAAREQVPAQPLYICGAMSQGQIGYMIQQNIMNELKREGLNKPVVTVLTQVVVDPKDPAFENPTKPVGAFYTEEEAKVGMANGESWVEDSGRGWRKVVPSPRPIDVVELEEVKELINAGCIVISVGGGGIPVMRDEQGILSGVEAVIDKDLASSLLASELNADILTIATDVSNVAINFGTPEQENLGVVTVADAKRYDQEGQFGKGSMGPKVQAIVEFVEKGGEGIITSLDNLRDAVVGDKGTKIVK, via the coding sequence ATGAAATCAGTAGTAGTAGCTTTGGGTGGAAATGCTATTTTGAAGCCAGGGCAAAAAGGTTCTGTTGAAGAACAGATGGCCAATGTAAATGAAGCAGCAAAGAACATCGTTAAATTGGTCAAAGAAGGCTATGAAGTAGTCATTGCACACGGTAATGGTCCGCAGGTTGGCAATATCTTATTGCAGAATGCAGCAGCCAGAGAACAGGTGCCTGCTCAACCATTGTATATCTGTGGTGCTATGTCCCAAGGACAAATTGGATATATGATTCAGCAGAATATTATGAATGAACTAAAAAGAGAAGGTCTAAATAAGCCGGTCGTGACCGTACTGACCCAGGTTGTTGTAGACCCTAAGGATCCTGCATTTGAAAATCCAACCAAACCAGTTGGCGCTTTCTATACTGAAGAAGAAGCAAAAGTTGGTATGGCAAACGGCGAAAGCTGGGTAGAAGATTCCGGTAGAGGCTGGAGAAAAGTTGTTCCTTCCCCAAGACCCATTGATGTAGTGGAGTTGGAAGAAGTGAAAGAACTGATCAATGCTGGATGCATCGTTATTTCTGTCGGCGGTGGCGGTATTCCTGTTATGAGAGACGAACAAGGCATACTTTCTGGTGTAGAAGCTGTAATCGACAAAGACCTAGCGTCTAGTTTGCTGGCTTCTGAACTAAATGCAGACATACTGACGATTGCAACGGATGTCAGCAATGTAGCCATCAACTTTGGTACACCGGAACAAGAAAATTTAGGTGTGGTAACAGTGGCTGATGCGAAGCGCTATGACCAAGAAGGTCAATTCGGAAAAGGTAGTATGGGCCCTAAAGTTCAAGCGATTGTTGAATTTGTTGAAAAGGGTGGAGAAGGTATCATTACTTCACTTGACAACCTAAGAGATGCTGTAGTTGGTGACAAGGGTACCAAAATTGTAAAATAA
- a CDS encoding amidohydrolase family protein: protein MITVFKGACLMTEEGLKQDWGVRVEGNQIVAVGPNAEIDETGADKIIDAKGKMIAPGFVNGHNHMYGVLSHGITTEALVTEFSSFLDDFWWPYVEDRVDHELVEKTARWACVEAIDSGVTTFVDILEGPNSIPGALNIEKKVLEEAGVRGVLCFEACQRQSEENAQLGLKENYDFCKENNKKGGLVEGIMSIHTLFTGDEDFVMGAKAMADELGTDIHMHMSESVFEPNWCLDKYGKRTVNVYEDFGFLSENVLASQGVQLEQDEIDIVAKRGTRIVHMPLSNCEVGGGFAPIPEYLEAGVPVGIGSDGYVNNFFEVMRGAFLVHKAHKQDPQVMPADVVYKMATSMGADAIKREDLGRLAVGKKADIITIDIDSPTPINQFNVYDQLILFRNPNNVSEVMIDGKLVKENYQIKTIDVEKAKDEMREATQRFWKFN, encoded by the coding sequence ATGATAACTGTTTTTAAAGGTGCATGCCTCATGACGGAAGAAGGCTTGAAGCAGGACTGGGGGGTCCGTGTGGAAGGCAATCAGATTGTTGCAGTAGGACCGAACGCAGAGATTGACGAGACTGGTGCAGACAAGATTATTGATGCAAAGGGTAAGATGATTGCACCCGGATTTGTCAACGGACACAATCACATGTATGGCGTCTTATCACACGGAATTACCACGGAAGCATTGGTAACGGAATTTTCAAGCTTTTTGGATGATTTTTGGTGGCCGTACGTGGAAGATCGCGTAGATCATGAGTTAGTAGAAAAAACAGCTCGTTGGGCATGTGTAGAAGCCATTGATTCTGGTGTTACTACTTTTGTTGACATTCTAGAAGGACCAAACTCTATACCAGGTGCCTTGAATATCGAGAAAAAAGTACTAGAAGAGGCCGGCGTAAGAGGCGTATTGTGCTTTGAAGCTTGCCAAAGACAAAGTGAAGAAAATGCACAATTGGGACTTAAAGAAAACTACGACTTCTGCAAAGAAAACAACAAAAAAGGCGGATTGGTTGAAGGCATCATGTCTATTCATACTCTATTTACAGGGGATGAGGACTTTGTGATGGGCGCCAAAGCAATGGCCGACGAACTAGGTACAGATATTCATATGCACATGTCTGAATCAGTATTCGAGCCCAACTGGTGCTTGGATAAGTACGGTAAGAGAACCGTAAATGTATATGAAGACTTTGGATTCCTTTCCGAAAATGTACTTGCTTCCCAAGGTGTACAACTGGAACAAGACGAGATTGACATTGTAGCCAAACGCGGTACAAGAATTGTCCACATGCCTTTATCCAACTGTGAAGTTGGTGGCGGATTTGCGCCCATCCCTGAATATCTAGAAGCGGGTGTTCCAGTGGGTATCGGTAGTGACGGCTACGTTAACAACTTCTTTGAAGTTATGCGTGGTGCATTCTTGGTACACAAAGCTCATAAACAAGACCCACAAGTTATGCCAGCAGACGTTGTCTACAAGATGGCTACTTCCATGGGAGCAGATGCCATCAAGCGCGAAGACTTAGGAAGACTGGCCGTTGGCAAAAAAGCCGATATTATTACCATTGACATCGACAGCCCAACACCAATCAACCAATTCAACGTATATGACCAACTGATCCTTTTCAGAAATCCCAACAATGTTTCTGAAGTAATGATTGACGGAAAACTGGTCAAAGAAAATTACCAGATTAAAACCATCGATGTTGAAAAAGCCAAAGATGAGATGCGTGAAGCAACGCAGCGTTTTTGGAAGTTTAATTAG
- a CDS encoding xanthine dehydrogenase family protein, with amino-acid sequence MPLMGKKNFRYLNKRVTRLDAVDKVTGRAVYAADVEFPGMLYGGCLRSPYAHAKIVSIDTSKAKELPGVHAVLTGKDVRKPQSWADYPYVTDEILRYVGETVAIVAAETNELVQDALAAIEVEYEELEGVFTIEEALAKDAVQIREKGVGLKDGVPNKDVKGNIFLDSYFPIRKGDVEKGFEEADIILEREYRTNHVEHSYLETESCVVLQDPVDGVITAHASAQNPFFTRRYLADATGAPFNKCRVVQRMLGGSFGGKEELVGMIVGRAALLCMETGRPVKMVMTREESFMESPKRHPFHFHYKAGLTKDGKIVAWEGTQIDNAGAYNNQTQFMNCRAAIHSAGVYNIPNVKTDTYGVFTNNIHGGAMRGYSSPQIIFAQEQFINEIAKELGMDEVEFRKLNVLQKGDLTATGQELVEETITLEMIDTLVERTDYYAKKKEYAKTHNNQEKRKGIALVNCYRGCGYGAETPDAGAALCTAIEDGTILINSGLAENGQGLKTAYAQIAAEGIGCTPDRINFVGVDTHSIPDSGMTVASRGTVMGAQSMRKASLELGRLLKETAAQMLEADVDDVDIENNEYFVRGNQMGASKHKVCLGDVCNTRLWTGKSLAAFNWSEPKDLGLDHHTGQGDAFPTYSYGVIVAEVEVDMETGFVDVLKVTSGHDLGTCVNPDTSEGQIYGGIAMGQGLGVTEEVPVNKGKLGSKNFDSYIFPTSMDVPEMEAILFECEDKEGTYGAKSLGEPATEAVGAAIAAAIADAKGEPVREIPCNLERSLLGRSLK; translated from the coding sequence ATGCCATTAATGGGGAAAAAGAACTTTCGATATCTGAACAAGCGAGTAACTAGACTCGACGCAGTCGACAAAGTTACCGGCCGTGCGGTCTATGCTGCTGATGTTGAGTTCCCAGGAATGCTGTACGGCGGATGTTTGCGCAGCCCATATGCGCATGCTAAGATTGTCAGCATTGATACAAGCAAAGCCAAAGAGTTGCCGGGAGTACACGCTGTACTGACCGGAAAGGATGTCAGAAAGCCGCAAAGCTGGGCTGATTATCCATACGTAACAGATGAAATCTTACGGTACGTAGGTGAAACAGTTGCAATCGTGGCTGCAGAGACGAACGAACTGGTGCAAGATGCATTGGCGGCTATCGAAGTAGAATATGAAGAACTAGAGGGCGTTTTTACAATTGAAGAAGCACTGGCTAAAGACGCAGTTCAAATTCGTGAAAAGGGTGTCGGCCTAAAGGACGGCGTTCCCAATAAGGATGTAAAAGGAAATATCTTCTTGGATTCCTACTTCCCTATTCGCAAAGGGGATGTAGAAAAAGGCTTTGAAGAAGCAGATATCATCTTAGAAAGAGAATATAGAACCAACCATGTGGAACATTCCTACCTTGAAACAGAGTCTTGTGTAGTATTACAAGACCCAGTAGACGGTGTGATCACTGCACATGCTTCTGCACAAAACCCCTTCTTCACCAGACGTTACCTAGCAGATGCTACGGGTGCTCCTTTCAATAAGTGCCGTGTAGTACAAAGAATGCTCGGTGGATCTTTTGGCGGTAAGGAAGAACTAGTCGGAATGATTGTTGGCAGAGCAGCTCTGCTTTGCATGGAAACGGGCCGACCCGTCAAGATGGTTATGACTAGGGAAGAATCCTTTATGGAGTCTCCCAAACGTCACCCATTCCACTTCCACTACAAAGCTGGTTTGACGAAGGATGGTAAAATTGTGGCTTGGGAAGGCACCCAGATTGACAATGCTGGTGCTTACAACAACCAAACCCAGTTCATGAACTGCCGTGCCGCCATTCACTCGGCTGGCGTTTACAACATTCCGAATGTAAAAACAGATACCTATGGCGTATTTACCAACAATATCCACGGTGGCGCTATGCGGGGCTATTCATCACCACAGATTATCTTTGCGCAAGAACAATTCATCAATGAAATCGCGAAGGAACTGGGGATGGATGAAGTAGAATTCAGAAAGTTGAACGTGTTACAAAAAGGTGATTTAACGGCGACTGGTCAAGAACTGGTGGAAGAAACAATTACCCTAGAAATGATCGATACCTTGGTTGAGAGAACCGATTACTATGCTAAGAAAAAAGAGTATGCTAAAACGCATAACAACCAAGAAAAGAGAAAAGGGATTGCTCTTGTTAACTGCTATCGTGGTTGTGGTTATGGTGCTGAAACACCAGATGCAGGAGCCGCTCTTTGTACCGCAATCGAGGATGGAACTATTTTGATTAACTCAGGCCTGGCTGAGAATGGCCAAGGTTTGAAAACAGCCTATGCACAAATCGCGGCAGAAGGTATTGGTTGTACCCCAGATAGAATCAACTTTGTTGGTGTGGACACCCACTCCATTCCTGACTCAGGCATGACCGTGGCTTCCCGTGGTACCGTAATGGGCGCACAATCCATGAGAAAAGCTAGTTTGGAGCTTGGTCGCTTGCTGAAGGAAACCGCTGCTCAAATGTTGGAAGCAGATGTGGACGATGTGGACATTGAAAACAATGAATACTTTGTCAGAGGCAACCAAATGGGCGCTAGCAAACATAAAGTTTGCCTAGGCGATGTTTGCAACACTAGACTTTGGACTGGAAAATCGTTAGCTGCCTTCAACTGGAGTGAGCCGAAAGATCTTGGCTTAGACCATCACACTGGTCAAGGGGATGCATTCCCAACCTACTCCTATGGCGTAATCGTAGCGGAAGTTGAAGTAGATATGGAAACAGGCTTTGTAGACGTCCTAAAAGTTACTTCAGGACACGACCTAGGAACCTGCGTAAATCCAGATACCTCAGAAGGACAGATTTATGGTGGTATTGCCATGGGTCAAGGTCTTGGTGTTACCGAGGAAGTACCGGTAAATAAGGGTAAGCTGGGAAGTAAAAACTTTGATAGCTATATTTTCCCAACTTCCATGGATGTACCGGAGATGGAAGCCATCCTCTTTGAATGTGAGGATAAAGAAGGTACCTATGGTGCTAAGTCCTTGGGAGAACCGGCAACCGAAGCGGTTGGTGCAGCCATTGCAGCTGCCATCGCAGATGCTAAGGGTGAGCCTGTAAGAGAGATTCCTTGCAACCTGGAACGTTCACTTCTGGGCAGATCATTGAAGTAG